The Streptomyces kanamyceticus DNA segment CCCGGATGCGGTGGATGAGCGGCATCATGCCGACGGGACTCGCCACCGCGGCCACGGAAGCGGCGCGCGAACGGCGGGTGATCCTCGCGCCGGGACGCCCCGGCGCGGCCTCCGGATCCCGCTATCCCGTCGAGCTGTACGTCGCCCATTCCGCCGTGGACGGCACGGCCGCGGGGCTCTCCCACTACGACCCGGCGCACCACGCGCTGGAGCGGCTCAGGGACGGCGAGGGCCGGGACCTACTGCTCACGCACCTTGCCGAACCACCCTCCGCACGCCCGGAGTTCGTGCTCCTGCTGAGCAGCGTCCTGTGGCGGAACTCCGCGAAGTACGGCTCGTTCGGCTACCGCCTCCAGAGCCTGGACTGCGGCGTCGCGGTGGCTCAGGTAGTGGCGGCCGCCGAGAGCACGGGGCTGACGGCAGAGGTGCATCTGCGGTTCCAGGACCGGGAGTTGGCCCGACAGCTGGGCCTGGACGCACTGGCGGAGAGCGTGTTCGCGGTGGTCACGGTGCGGGGGGCCGGGGGCGGGGCGGGTCAGAAGGCACGGGTGGCGTCACCCGAACCTGAGACGTCGCCCGAGCCTGCGGTGGCACCCACGTCGCCGGTGGCGTCATGGTGGCGGACCGGCATCCCCGCGGAGCGCCCCACGCCCCGGCCGCTGACAGGCATCCCCGCCGTAGAGGACGCGGCCGCGCTGCACGAGGCCATCCTCGACGGGCTTGCGGTCGGCGCCGGGGCAGAGTCGGGACTGAGCCCCGCCGCCTCGGCCATCTCCCTGTCGCCCGTACACCCCGCCGCCCCTGCCGTCGCGGACGCGGCCGTCCGGCCTGCGGTCGGCACCGGGGCAATGCCGGGACCGGGCGCTGCGGCCCCGGGCCTCCCGGTCGCTGCCCCTGCGGTCGCGGACGCGGCTGCGGTGCAGGAGGCCATTCTCGGCGGGCTTGCGGTCGGCGCCGGGGCAGAGTCGGGACTGAGCCCCGCCGCCTCGGCCATCTCCCTGTCGCCCGTACACCCCGCCGCCCCTGCCGTCGCGGACGCGGCCGTCCGGCCTGCAGTCGGCACCGGGGCAATGCCGGGACCGGGCGCTGCGGCCCCGGGCCTCCCGGTCGCTGCCCCTGCGGTCGCGGACGCGGCTGCGGTGCAGGAGGCCATTCTCGGCGGGCTTGCGGTCGGCGCCGGGGCAGAGTCGGGACTGAGCCCCGCCGCCCCGGCCATCTCCCTGTCGCCCGTACACCCCGCCGCCCCTGCCGTCGCGGACGCGGCCGTCCGGCCTGCAGTCGGCGCCGGGGCAATGCCGGGACCGGGCGCTGCGACCGGAGATCCCGCGATTCCCGGCCCCGCCTCCCCGGACCTCCCGACCCCCGCCCCCGCCATCCCCTTGCCCCCGTAGACCCCGCCCCCGCCAGCGGATTCACCCGGCGCCGTACCGTCTACGGCTACCGACCCGCCCCCGTGCCCCCCGAAGTCCTCGCCTCCCTGTTCGCCACCGCCACCGCGCCCGTGCGCTCCGATCTGCCGCCCGCGCCGTCCGGCGGCAGGGATTCGGTGTGGATCGCCGGGGTGGTGCGCGGCGTGCCGGGCGTGCCCACGGGGGCGTACCTCTACGAGCGTGGGGCGCATGCGCTGGTGGCCACCCGGGGGGTCGACGCGGCGCGGGCCGTGCTGTACGCGGCCAAGAGTCCGATGCTGGCCGACGAGTGCCGTACCGCGACCGCGAGCCTGGTGGTCTGCGGTGATCCGCGCGGCGGGATCGTCGCCTACGGCGACCGGTGGTACCGCATGCTCAACATCGCCGCGGGCACGGCCGTGCAGCGCGTCGCCCTCGCCGCGGCCGCCGCGGGGCTCGACAGCCACGTGCACTGCGACTTCGACCTGACGGGCATCGCGGACGCCCTCGCGCTGCCCGCGCCGCTGACGCCGCTCGTCCTGGTGACGGTGGGGCGCGCGGCCCCCGACAGGACCGATCCGCAGCTGCCCCTGCGGGGCACGATCACGAGTGAGAGGGACAGCGACTGATGGAGTCTTACGACGTGGTGGTCGTCGGCGCGCGGAGCGCGGGTGCCGCGACGGCGATGCTGCTTGCCAGGGCGGGCCACCGCGTGCTGCTGCTCGACCGCGCCAGGTTCCCCAGCGACACGCTCTCCACCCAGCACATCCACCGTCCGGGCCTGCGCCTGCTCGACCGGTGGGGTCTGTTGGGGCCGCTGAAGGCCGGGGGGTGCCCGCCGGTGCGGCACATCTCGTACGCGCTGGAGGGCGAGCTCAGACTCGAAGGTCCCGTCCCGGTGGAGGAGGGCATCGACGCCGTGTACGCGCCGCGTCGCTACGTCTTGGACGGGCTGGTCGCCGACGCGGCCCTCGCGTCGGGCGCGGAGTTCAGGGACGGCTGTACGGTCACCGGGGTGCTGACCGGCGATGACGGTCGCGTCACCGGGGTCACCTGCCGCACCGAGGGCGGTGCCACCCAGGAGATCGGGGCCCGCCTGGTGGTCGGCGCCGACGGGATGCGCTCCACGGTGGCCCGGCTCGTGGGGGCCCGCACGGAGCGCGAGGACGCCCCGATGACCTGCGTGTACTACGGCTACTGGGCGGGGCTGCCCGCGCAGTTCGAGGTCCATGAGCGGACGGGCAGACTGATCGGCGTGGTGCCGACGCACGACGAACTCACCCTGGTCGCCGCCTACTTCCCGCAGGCGGAGTTCCCCGACGTACGCAGGGACCCGCACCTCGCGTACGAGGAGGCCCTGCGCAGCACGGCACCGGACCTGGCCGAACGGGCCGCCGGCGCGCACCGTGTGGAGCGGCTGCGCGGCACCGGCAGTCAGTTCAACTTCTTCCGGCAGGCCACGGGGCCCGGCTGGGTGCTCGTGGGCGACGCGGGCTGCCACAAGGACTCGATCACCGGGACCGGCATCAGCGACGCCTTCGAGCAGGCGGCGGCGCTGGCCGACGCGGTGGGGCCGGGGCTGGACCGCGACACGGCGACCCTCGACGCGGCGCTGCGCGGCTACGCGGCGGCCCGCGACCGGTTGATGGAGCCCCGCTACCAGATGGCTCTGGACAGCGCGGGGCTCCAAGTGACCGACGAGAGAAGGGGATTCCTGCGGTGGATCGCGAGCGACCCGGGTTCCACGCGGGCGTTCCTGTCGGTGGCGGTGAGCCATGTCGACGCGGCCCAGTTCTCCCCGGCGTGAACCCGGCCGGGGCGGGTGGGTCAGGCCGCGGGGCAGGCTCGGACGAGCCCCGTCTCGTAGGCGAGGATGACGGCCTGGGCGCGGTCGCGCAGGCCGAGCTTCTGGCAGAGGTGGTAGAGGTGCGACTTGACGGTCGCCTCGCTGAGGGTCAGCTTCTGGGCGATCTCGCAGTTGGAGTGCCCGTTGGCCACCAGGGACAGCACGTCGCGCTCGCGGTGGGTGAGCCTGGCCAGATGCGAGCCCGGCACCACCGTGACGCCGGGCGACCGGCTGACCAGGCGGTTGATGAGGCCCACGGCCGTCGGCGACTTGAGGAGCATGGCGCCCGCGGCGATCTCACGGATGGCGGCGGCGAGCGTGTAGGGGTCGCCGTTCACCGGAAGCACCCCGCGCACACCACCCCGGAGCGCCGAGAGCAGCTCGTCGTGCTCCAGGGAGTCGCAGAGCATCAGGACGCCCGCGCCCAAGGACGCCAACTCCGGGCAGGAGCCGAGCGCTTCGGCCACCGCGATGCCGTCCATGACGAGTGGATCATGGCTGACCACCACCACGTCGGGCCGTTCCGTCCGCAGGGTTCCCGCCACGTCCGCCGCGTCCCAGACCTCCGCCACCACGGAGATGTCGGGCTCTCGCGCAAGGACTCCGATGAGTCCCGCCCGCGCCAGATGGCGCGAGTCGCAAACGGCAATCCGGATACAATTAACAGGAGCTATTTGACGCATAGGCTGTCCCCCGCCTGATTGTTCACAGCTTTCTGGCCGCGCTTTTACGCAGTATTCACCGCCGTTGAACGGCGGATGAAATTGAGGTCTTCGTGGGTGTGGACCCGTCCGAACTCGCCCGAACTCATCCGAACTCAGCTGAACTCAGCCGAACTCGCGTTGACTGGTCTGGACCACGAGAGTGATCAGTACAGTACTCGACTGACCGGGGCTGGTCCAGATTGCTCAACCTCTTTACTGACGGGCAACTCCCGGCGCACTTGTGATCGTTGATCTTCCTGCGCCGAGTGAGTCCCGCCACACATCGGTCGCGCTCACACCGCTGTATCAGCATTCAACTCGCGGCCGCTATTCATTCTTTATCGGACGTCGGCACCGCTCGCCGGGGCGGAGACCGCCCGCCCGTCTCAGCCTCCGGTCGGAGAGGCGATCCGCCGTTCCAGACGGACGACACGGGCCGCGCCCGGTGCGAGGGTGGGCCGGTCGCCCGGGACCAGGAGAGACAGATCAGGAGATGCGGATGCCGGTTCAGTCGCGGTCCGAACCGTTGGCCGGATTCAGCCCCTACGTCCTGCTCACGCGGCCCGAGGAGACGCACCGCGTCATCCGCGCCGAGCCACCCGTCAGGCTCGTCCGCGAGGAGAGCGGCTTCACCTACTTCCTGGTGTCGGGCCACGCCGAGGCGCGCCGGGCGCTGCGCGACCCGCGGCTCTCCAACGACCCGCGCCGCCTCGGCCACGCGTCCGGCGCCGCCGTCGCGTACTCACCGATGGCCAACGACGATCCGCCCGCCCACACCAGGCTGCGCGGACTGGTCTCGCACGGGTTCACCAGGCGCAGGATCGCCGCCCTCGAACCTCGCATCGAGCGCACCGTCGCGGAGCTGCTCGACGCCGTGACGCCCGCCGGACACGCGGACCTGATCGCCGACTTCGCCTTCCCGCTGCCCGTCCTCGTCATCAGCGAACTCCTCGGCATCCCCATCGGCGACCGCGCGGCGTTCCGCACCTGGGCCTCGCGCACCCTCTCCGTGGAGACCGGGCCGCGCACCCGCGACGAGCGTTCGCGCAGGCTGCGGGCGTACTTCGGCGGGCTCGTCGAGGAGAAGCGGGCAGGGGTACGGCACGACGTACCGCCGGACGGACAGCCCGACCTGCTGAGCGCGCTGCTCGTGGCACAGGAGGGCGGCGGACTCAGCGACGAGGAACTCGTGGGCCTCGCCATGCTGGTCCTCGTCGCGGGCCACGAGACCACCACCAACCTCATCGGCAACGGCCTGCTCACGCTCTTCGCCCACCCCGACCAGTTCCGTGAGCTGCGCGAGGAACCGGCGCTGCTGCCCGGCGCGGTCGAGGAACTGCTGCGCTTCGAGGGATCCGCGGGACAGTCCTCGCTGCGGGTCGCCGTCGAGGACGTGGAGCTCGGCGGGACGCTCATCCCCAAGGGGTCCGTGGTGAACGTCGGCCTGTCCCTGGCCAACCGGGACCCGGATGCCTTCGGGGGAGAACAGGGCGGCGGCGCGGGTCCTGACCGCTTCGACATCCGGCGCGCGCCCAACCCCCACCTCGCCTTCGGACACGGCATCCACTTCTGCCTCGGCGCGCCCCTGGCCCGCGCCCTCGCGTCGTGCGCGTTCACGGCGCTCTTCGCGCGGCTGCCCGGACTCGCCCTCGACGTGCCGCCCTCGGAGCTGCGTTGGCGACAGATCAGCATCCTCTGCGGTCTGACGCGCCTGCCGGTGTCGTTCCGTCCAGAAGGCGGCTCCGAAGGCGGCTCCGAAGGCCGTCCCGAAGCCCGTCCCGACACCCGACCCGAAGAAGCGAGCGCAGAATGACCACGGCCCACACGTCCACGCCCACGGAACACCCGACCCCCTTCGACCCCGGCGCCGCCGCGCACCTCTACCGGCTCGCCTTCGGCTTCGTACCCGCGCAGATGATCCACGTCGCGGTGCGCCTGCGCCTGCCCGACCTGCTCGCCGAGCGCACCCGGACCGCGGCCGACCTGGCCGGGGAGGCGGGCGTCCAGGCGCAGGCGCTGCGCCGGGTGCTGCGCGGCCTCGCCTCGCTGGGCGTCGTGACCGAGACCGACGAGGGCGGCTTCCGCCTCGCGCCCGCCGGGCAGCTGCTCCGCGAGGACGTGCCGCACTCGTTGCGGCCCATGCTCCTGCCCTACTTCGACGAGGGCATCTGGGCCGCCTGGGGCGGTCTCCTGGACGCGGTGCGTACGGGACGGCCCTCCATCGAGACGGTGACCGGCGGGTCCGTCTTCGCGTACTTCGAGCAGCACCCGCGGCTGGGGGCGGAGTTCCACGCGGCGATGGCGGTCAGCGCGCAGGCGGAGGCATGGGCGGTCGCGGAGGCGTACGACTTCTCGGGCGTCGCCACCGTCGTGGACGTGGGCGGCGGCGACGGCACCCTGCTGACCGGACTGCTCACCCGGCACCCGCACCTGCGGGGCGTGCTCGCCGACACCGCGCAGGGCGTCGCGGGCGCCGGGGACCGGCTCGCGCGGGCGGGCCTGGGGGAGCGGTGCGACGTCGTGGCGGGCGACTTCTTCGCGTCCGTGCCCGCGGGTGCCGACCGCTATGTGATCAAGAGCGTGCTGCACGACTGGGACGACGACCGCTGCGTGGACCTGCTGCGCAACTGCCGCGATGCGATGAGCGACACCGGACGGATCATGGTCGTGGAGATCGTGGCACCCCCGGTCGTGGACGCGGGCACCGATCCGTTCCTCGCGGTGAGCGACCTCACCCTGATGGTGCTCACGCCCGGCAGGGAGCGCACCGCGGCGGAGTTCGACGAACTCTTCCGGCGCGCCGGGCTCGAACTCGTCGCACGGAGCGAGCCCTTGGGATTCAGCGGCTATCGCATCATCGAGGCCCGCAGTTCTCGGTGAGGCTCAGCCGGATGAGATGCGCCACGGTGGGCGCGGAGCGCTTGTTCCTGATGCGCCGCAGATAGGTGCTCACGGTGTGCACGCTGATGCCCATGCGCCTGGCCACTTGCTTGTGGGAAAGTCCCGCCGCGATATGAGCGAGCACCTGACGTTCCCTGAGGGACAGGGCCGGTGCGGTCTCGGGACGACTGTGTGCTGGCATTTTCCCTCCGTGAGGGACTCTCAACTCTGCTGCGGTCAGGGCCGCGACTTGATCTAACCATGGTCACGAGCAAACACAAAGGAAACCCTGCATCCCGAGGCGTGAGACGGACCTATTGAGCCCTCGCGTAGTTGTCAAGTCACCAATTCGGGGGACTTTAGGTGTGGTTCGGCGCGAGTGAGTGTGAAGACGGTCTCGGCTGACGGCGGCCGTGCACGACCAGTGAGTGGCAGCCCATCAGCGGACCAGGGGGGAACGCTTGCGGCACTTTCGCCTGCTTGTCGTCGGCAACGGCGTCTCGGCGTACGGCAGTTATCTGAACATGGTCGCCCTGAACGTCTTCATCTACGAGGTGACCGACAGCGCGCTCGCCGCGGGGCTCTTCATGGCCGTACGCCTCTTGACGAGTGTCGTGTCCGGCTGGGCCAGCGGTCGCCTGGTCTCCGCGTATGACCGGAAACGGCTGATGGTCGGCGCGGATCTGACCCAGGGCGCCGCCATGGTGGCCCTGCTGGTCGCCCCCGACGGGGCGCGCGCCGGGCTCCTCTACGTCCTGGCCGTCGTGACCGGATTCTGCTCCACCCTGTCGGGCGTCGCCCTGCGCAGCAGCATCCCCGAGATCGTCGGCGGCGAGCTGCGGCTGCGGGCGAACGCGCTGCTCGCGACCGGGCGTTCCCTCGCGATGATCGCGGGATTCGCCTCGGCGGGCGTCCTGGTCGCGCAGTTGGGATACACCGCGGCCATCGCCCTGGACGCCGCCACCTTCGCGGTCTCCGCCAGTGTCCTGTTCTCGCTGCCGATCCGTACGAACGCGGGGCGGCGGGCGAAGGCCGAGTCGGCGGCCGAGAAGGGCACGGGGAGGGACGCGGCGGGGCGGGGACCGAGTACCGGCTCGCTCATGCTGCTGCGCGCCGCCCCCGTGCTCGCCGTCATGCTCGTGGTGCGGGCCGCCGACGGGCTCGGCTCGTCGTCGCACAACGTCGCCCTGCCCGTCTACTCCAGCGGCCTCGACCCGTCCCATCCGGCCACGTTCATCAGCCAGTTCTGGGCGACGTGGGCGATCGGCAACATCGTGGCGCAGCAGGTCTGCAGCCGGTTCGCCGGGCGCGGCACGTGGCAGGGGCCGGGGGAGCGGGCCTTCGCGATCGGTTCGTGCGTCATGTCGGCCGCGTTCATCGTGGTCTTCACCGGGCTGCCCACGGTCCTGGCGATCGTGGCGGCGCTGGTGGCGGGGATGGCCGACGGCCTCACCGAGACCGCGTACGTCACCCGGCTCCAGGCGGCCCCCGACGAGCAGCGCGGGCGGCTCTTCGGCCTCTCCGCCTCCGTCGAGAACACCGGCTTCGGCCTCGGGATGCTGGTCAGCGGCGCGCTCCTGGACCACTACTCGCCGCTGCGCGTCGTGGGTCTGCTGCACGGCGTGGCGATCGTGCTGTGCGCGGGGCTGTTCGTGGTCCTGGTGCGGCAGCGGCGCGGGGGTACGGCCGCGTCCGCGGCAGCCGCGGCGCCTGTGGAAAGCACGGAGACCACTGAGACCTCGGAGACCACGGAGAAGGAGTCCCGATGAGCGACCACCCGCCCGCCCCGCGCGACGCCGTGGCCGTCGTCGGGATGTCCTTCCGGCTGCCCGGCGCCGACACCTCGGAGGAGTACTGGCGCACGATCCACGACGGCGCCGACCGCATTCGCCGCTTCACCGAGGCCGAACTCGCGGCGGCCGGAATCCCCGAAGAGCGCTACCGCGCGGCCGAGTTCGTCGGCGCGAGCGGCGTCCTGGAGGACATCGCGGGCTTCGACGCGGGCTTCTTCGGGATGAGCGCGCAGGAGGCCCGCATCACCGATCCGCAGCACCGGATCTTCCTGGAGTGCGTGCACCACGCCCTGGAGGACGCCGGGTACGCGGGCACCGCCCAGTCGTACGACGGCGGCTGCGAGGTCGGTGTCTACGCCAGCACCGGCTACCACCTCTACTCCCTCCAGACGTACCTCCTCAACAACGTCCTGCGAGGCGGCGTGGAGGACTGGGTCGCGGGACTCCAGGTCACCGTCGGCAACTTCACCGACTTCACCGCCAACCGCGCCGCCTACCGCCTCGGCCTCACCGGACCCGCGGTCAACGTCCAGACGGCGTGCTCCAGTTCGCTCACCGCCGTGCACCTCGCCGCGCGTTCCGTGGCCACCGGGGAGTGTGACATCGCCGTCGCGGGAGCCACCGCCGTACACGTGCCGCAGGTCATCGGCTACGAGTACGTCAAGGGCTCCATCCTCTCCAAGAGCGGCACGCTGCGGCCCTTCGACGCCGACGCGGACGGCACCGTCGGCGGCACGGGCGTCGCCGCCGTCGTCCTCAAGCGCCTCGACAGGGCCGTAGCCGACGGCGACCACATCCACGGCGTGATCCGCGGCTCGGCCGCCAACAACGACGGCGCGGGCAAGCGGACCTTCACCGCGCCGAGCGCCGAGGGCCAGCGGGCGGTCATCCGGCGGGCCCTGGACAGAGCGGGCGTCGACGCGGCCACGGTCGGCTATCTGGAGACGCACGGCACCGGCACCTTCAAGGGCGACCCCATCGAGTTCGACGGCGCCACCGCCGCGTTCCGCCAGGACACCGACGCGACGAACTACTGCGCGCTCGGCTCGGTGAAGGCCAACATCGGTCATCTCGACGTCTGTTCGGGCCTGGCCAGCCTCATCAAGGCACTGCTCGTGCTGCGGCACGGCGTCATCCCGCCGATGGCCAACTTCCGCCGCGCCAACCCCGCGCTCGATCTCGCGGCGAGCCCGTTCCACATCCCCGACGCCGCGCGACCCTGGCCACGGGGCGACGTACCGCGCAGGGCGTGCGTCAGCTCGTTCGGGGTCGGCGGCACCAACGTCCACGTCGTCCTCGAAGAGGCACCCGAGCCCGCCCCGCGCCCCGCCGACGCCCCGCGCCCGCCCGGCGTCCTGCTGGTCGCGGGCCACACCGCCGAGGCCCTCGCCGACAACGCCCGCGCCCTGCGCGACCATCTGCGCGCACACCCCGGCACGCATCCCGCGGACCTCCTGACGACGATGGCCACGGGCCGCGCCCACCGCAGGCACCGCGTCGCGCTGCGGGGCGACACCGTGGGCGCGCTCACCCACGCCCTCGACAGCTGGCTCGCAGGGCCACGCCCCGCCGACGGCGGCACGGACGGCGCCGACACCGGCTTCCTCTGCACCGGACAGGGCAGCCTCCACCGGGGCGCGGCACGCCCGCTCTACGAGCGCTTCCCCGTCGTACGGGAGATCCTGGATGCCTGCGACCGCCAGTACCGCGCGCTGACCGGCGACGGCTCCGGCCTCCTCGACGTGCTGCTCGGCGAGCCCGACCCGCCCGGTACCGATGACGTCCTGCCCACCGAGGTGGCGCAGCCCGCGCTCTTCGCGCTGCAGTGCGCGCTCGTCGGCCTGTGGCGGGCGGCGGGCATCGCGCCGCGCGTGGTGGCGGGGCACAGCGTCGGGGAGTACGCGGCGCTGCACGCGGCGGGGGCGCTCTCCGCCGCGGACGGGCTGCGCCTGACCGTACGGCGCGGGGAGCTGATGCGGCGGCACTGCGCGCCCGGCGCGATGGTCGCCGTCACGCTCGACGAGCACGCCGCGCGCGACCTGGCCGCCGAGGTGCCAGGGGTGACGCTCGCGGTCGTCAACGCGGCCGACAGCCAGGTGCTCGCGGGCCCGGCCGACGCGATGGCCCGCCTGACGGAGCTGCTCGCTTCGCGTGCCGTGCCCGCCAGGGAGCTGCCGGTGCGGCAGGCCTTCCACACCGCCCTGATGGACCCGGTGCTCGACGGGCTGCGCGCGCTCTTCGACGAGGTGCGGCTCCGGCCCTGCGAGGTGCCGTTCGTGAGCGGGCTCGACGGGCGCACCAGGGAGCGGGGCTGGCTGCCGGACGCCGACTACTTCGTACGGCAGGCGCGCGAGCCCGTGCGGTTCGCCGACGTGCTCGCCGAGCTGGGCGCGGCGCACCCCGAGGCGGGCGCGCTGGTCGAGATCGGTCCGCACACCACGCTCAGCGGCCTCGCGCGGCGGGCGCTGCCGGGCGGCACGGCGCTGCCGACCCTGCGGCGCGGCGCCGGGCTCGCCCCGCTCTGGGACGCGGCCGCGGGCCTGTACCGGGCCGGGGCGCCGGTCGACTGGCGCCCCTTCCTGGCCGGGACGGGCCGCAGGATCCCCCTGCCCGGCTACCGATTCCAACACAAGGACTACTGGACAGGACCGGAGAACTTCCTTCCCCGGTCCGCACAACGGGCAAGGGATGGGGCCGAAGTGGGACAGGACGAGGCAGCGGTCGAGCGCGTGCTCCAGCACGTCGTCAAGGTGACCGCGAAGCACCTCAGCTACGACACGAGCGAGATAGCCGAGGACGCTTCGTTCTTCGACCTCGGCGCCGACTCGCTCCAGATGATCGGTGTGCTCCGCGAGCTGGAGGAGGAGCACCGGGTCAAGGTGTCGATGCGGGAGCTCTTCGAGGAGGCGGGCACGGCGCGGGGGCTCGCCGTGATCATCGTGGAGAAGGCGGGGGGCGGCGGGGCGCCCGTCGTGACCGAGCCCGTGGTGCCCGAGCCGGTCGTGCGGGCGCCCGAGCCCGCGCCGGTCGTGCGTGAACCCGAGCCCGCGCCGGTCGTGCGCGAACCCGCTCCGGTCGCCGCGCGGGTTTCCCCGGCTTCCGAGTACCCCGAGTACGCCACCCGCCAGGAAGTCCAGGACCTCGTACGCCAGGTTCACCAGCTCTCTCAGATGCAGCTCCAACTGATGGGCCAGCTCTCGCAGTTGCTCGCTGCCCAGACGGCGGGAAGGGCGGACCGGTGACCGTCTCCGAATCCGTCTCCGCGGCGGTCGACCAGGACCTCGCCGCGATGGCCGACCTCTCGCGACGCATCGCCGAGCAGATGGGCGCACAGGACCAGGACCGGTCACCGGCCGTCCAGGCCCCCGCCCAGCACGGGCCCCGTCTGGAGGTGCCCCGCGCCTCCGGCATGGTCCGCGGCGGCGCCCCCGACTCCCAGCGGACCCACCTCGACGACCTGGTGCGCCGCTACACCGCCAAGACGCCCACCTCGAAGCGGATCGCCCAGCGCTACCGCCGGGTGCTCGCCGACAGCAGGGCGGCGGTCGGCTTCCGCAGCAGTACGAAGGAGATGCTCTACCCCATCGCGGGGCGGCGGGCGCGCGGCTCCTGGCTGGAGGACGTCGACGGCAACCGTTACGTCGACATCACCATGGGCTTCGGCGTACTGCTCTTCGGCCACGAGCCCGCCTTCGTCGCCGACGCGGTCCGCGAGCACCTCTCGCGCGGCATCCAGCTCGGCCCGCGCAACGTGGAGACCGGCGAGGCCGCCGAGCTGCTCGCCGACCTCACCGGCATGGAGCGCGTCGCCTTCGCCAACTCCGGTACGGAGGCGAACTCCGCCGCCATCCGGCTCGCCCGCGCCGCCACCGGACGCTCCCGCATCATCACCTTCGAGGGCGCCTACCACGGCCA contains these protein-coding regions:
- a CDS encoding response regulator transcription factor; its protein translation is MPAHSRPETAPALSLRERQVLAHIAAGLSHKQVARRMGISVHTVSTYLRRIRNKRSAPTVAHLIRLSLTENCGPR
- a CDS encoding SagB family peptide dehydrogenase, which encodes MTAPATTEPAVGAAALRFLGTGHLPPDALPTADTGLMPPLYKSYPAAPRHPLTTPGETPGDTSGERLSWLLRQTGGLTRMRWMSGIMPTGLATAATEAARERRVILAPGRPGAASGSRYPVELYVAHSAVDGTAAGLSHYDPAHHALERLRDGEGRDLLLTHLAEPPSARPEFVLLLSSVLWRNSAKYGSFGYRLQSLDCGVAVAQVVAAAESTGLTAEVHLRFQDRELARQLGLDALAESVFAVVTVRGAGGGAGQKARVASPEPETSPEPAVAPTSPVASWWRTGIPAERPTPRPLTGIPAVEDAAALHEAILDGLAVGAGAESGLSPAASAISLSPVHPAAPAVADAAVRPAVGTGAMPGPGAAAPGLPVAAPAVADAAAVQEAILGGLAVGAGAESGLSPAASAISLSPVHPAAPAVADAAVRPAVGTGAMPGPGAAAPGLPVAAPAVADAAAVQEAILGGLAVGAGAESGLSPAAPAISLSPVHPAAPAVADAAVRPAVGAGAMPGPGAATGDPAIPGPASPDLPTPAPAIPLPP
- a CDS encoding LuxR C-terminal-related transcriptional regulator; its protein translation is MAEVWDAADVAGTLRTERPDVVVVSHDPLVMDGIAVAEALGSCPELASLGAGVLMLCDSLEHDELLSALRGGVRGVLPVNGDPYTLAAAIREIAAGAMLLKSPTAVGLINRLVSRSPGVTVVPGSHLARLTHRERDVLSLVANGHSNCEIAQKLTLSEATVKSHLYHLCQKLGLRDRAQAVILAYETGLVRACPAA
- a CDS encoding MFS transporter, whose amino-acid sequence is MRHFRLLVVGNGVSAYGSYLNMVALNVFIYEVTDSALAAGLFMAVRLLTSVVSGWASGRLVSAYDRKRLMVGADLTQGAAMVALLVAPDGARAGLLYVLAVVTGFCSTLSGVALRSSIPEIVGGELRLRANALLATGRSLAMIAGFASAGVLVAQLGYTAAIALDAATFAVSASVLFSLPIRTNAGRRAKAESAAEKGTGRDAAGRGPSTGSLMLLRAAPVLAVMLVVRAADGLGSSSHNVALPVYSSGLDPSHPATFISQFWATWAIGNIVAQQVCSRFAGRGTWQGPGERAFAIGSCVMSAAFIVVFTGLPTVLAIVAALVAGMADGLTETAYVTRLQAAPDEQRGRLFGLSASVENTGFGLGMLVSGALLDHYSPLRVVGLLHGVAIVLCAGLFVVLVRQRRGGTAASAAAAAPVESTETTETSETTEKESR
- a CDS encoding cytochrome P450 family protein is translated as MPVQSRSEPLAGFSPYVLLTRPEETHRVIRAEPPVRLVREESGFTYFLVSGHAEARRALRDPRLSNDPRRLGHASGAAVAYSPMANDDPPAHTRLRGLVSHGFTRRRIAALEPRIERTVAELLDAVTPAGHADLIADFAFPLPVLVISELLGIPIGDRAAFRTWASRTLSVETGPRTRDERSRRLRAYFGGLVEEKRAGVRHDVPPDGQPDLLSALLVAQEGGGLSDEELVGLAMLVLVAGHETTTNLIGNGLLTLFAHPDQFRELREEPALLPGAVEELLRFEGSAGQSSLRVAVEDVELGGTLIPKGSVVNVGLSLANRDPDAFGGEQGGGAGPDRFDIRRAPNPHLAFGHGIHFCLGAPLARALASCAFTALFARLPGLALDVPPSELRWRQISILCGLTRLPVSFRPEGGSEGGSEGRPEARPDTRPEEASAE
- a CDS encoding NAD(P)/FAD-dependent oxidoreductase, with the translated sequence MESYDVVVVGARSAGAATAMLLARAGHRVLLLDRARFPSDTLSTQHIHRPGLRLLDRWGLLGPLKAGGCPPVRHISYALEGELRLEGPVPVEEGIDAVYAPRRYVLDGLVADAALASGAEFRDGCTVTGVLTGDDGRVTGVTCRTEGGATQEIGARLVVGADGMRSTVARLVGARTEREDAPMTCVYYGYWAGLPAQFEVHERTGRLIGVVPTHDELTLVAAYFPQAEFPDVRRDPHLAYEEALRSTAPDLAERAAGAHRVERLRGTGSQFNFFRQATGPGWVLVGDAGCHKDSITGTGISDAFEQAAALADAVGPGLDRDTATLDAALRGYAAARDRLMEPRYQMALDSAGLQVTDERRGFLRWIASDPGSTRAFLSVAVSHVDAAQFSPA
- a CDS encoding methyltransferase, which encodes MTTAHTSTPTEHPTPFDPGAAAHLYRLAFGFVPAQMIHVAVRLRLPDLLAERTRTAADLAGEAGVQAQALRRVLRGLASLGVVTETDEGGFRLAPAGQLLREDVPHSLRPMLLPYFDEGIWAAWGGLLDAVRTGRPSIETVTGGSVFAYFEQHPRLGAEFHAAMAVSAQAEAWAVAEAYDFSGVATVVDVGGGDGTLLTGLLTRHPHLRGVLADTAQGVAGAGDRLARAGLGERCDVVAGDFFASVPAGADRYVIKSVLHDWDDDRCVDLLRNCRDAMSDTGRIMVVEIVAPPVVDAGTDPFLAVSDLTLMVLTPGRERTAAEFDELFRRAGLELVARSEPLGFSGYRIIEARSSR